One genomic window of Haloferax mediterranei ATCC 33500 includes the following:
- a CDS encoding endonuclease/exonuclease/phosphatase family protein: protein MSQVHDTHSRWTRRTVLRRAAAVPLTAAVAGTARAESSVNARVATLNLGLGVSLAPFLSTDDETERRHVVGNLYESVEASNVSRRMAVLAEELVAVEADVIALQEAALVSAADEGTVDFLDELTAALNDGNSDYRVAAVSETTVVSLPGIIDEEQTTVSLHDRDAILVREGIEATELQGGTFESTLEVSLGDEDDESIQISRGFAAVTVSISDGSAFTLASTHLERASQSVRTEQATELTNWAEARDGPLALAGDMNATPGDEPYEGIAAAFEPVTSDVGPTCCWSGDLTSGELTRTVDHVFVRGLEASEPARFAYSEDVRIETSGGDRWPSDHAGVVVAIEASTSETASPKATSTETTTGRPSPKQSQTSTVTASTSTSAPGFGLLAAMFALAAAAVRARRSD from the coding sequence ATGTCCCAAGTCCACGACACTCACTCTCGCTGGACTCGACGTACCGTCCTCCGTCGTGCTGCGGCAGTTCCCCTGACCGCCGCCGTCGCTGGTACAGCGCGTGCTGAGTCGTCGGTGAACGCGCGAGTTGCCACGCTGAACCTCGGTCTCGGCGTGAGTCTCGCGCCATTTCTATCTACGGACGACGAAACGGAGCGACGTCACGTCGTCGGCAATCTATACGAGTCCGTCGAAGCGAGCAACGTCTCCCGACGGATGGCTGTTCTGGCGGAGGAACTCGTCGCTGTCGAGGCTGACGTCATCGCACTCCAAGAGGCCGCGTTGGTCTCCGCCGCCGACGAGGGCACCGTCGATTTCCTCGACGAACTGACGGCAGCACTCAATGACGGTAATAGCGACTACCGCGTCGCCGCGGTATCCGAGACGACAGTTGTCTCACTCCCGGGAATCATCGACGAAGAGCAGACGACTGTCAGCCTCCACGACAGGGACGCCATCCTCGTTCGGGAGGGAATCGAAGCGACCGAGCTTCAAGGTGGTACCTTCGAATCCACACTCGAGGTGTCACTCGGCGACGAGGACGACGAGTCGATTCAAATCTCGCGTGGGTTCGCCGCCGTGACGGTTTCTATCTCTGACGGGTCAGCGTTCACCCTCGCTTCGACACACCTCGAACGAGCGAGCCAATCGGTTCGAACCGAACAGGCGACCGAACTCACCAACTGGGCCGAGGCGCGTGACGGCCCACTCGCCCTCGCTGGTGATATGAACGCGACCCCGGGCGACGAACCCTACGAAGGGATTGCAGCAGCTTTCGAACCAGTGACTTCGGACGTTGGACCGACATGCTGTTGGAGCGGTGACCTAACCAGTGGCGAACTGACTAGAACGGTCGACCACGTCTTCGTACGCGGACTCGAAGCGTCCGAACCCGCTCGCTTCGCCTACAGCGAGGACGTTCGAATAGAAACCTCGGGTGGCGACCGGTGGCCGTCGGACCACGCGGGTGTCGTCGTGGCTATCGAGGCTTCGACCAGCGAAACGGCATCCCCGAAAGCGACGTCCACGGAAACGACGACAGGACGGCCCTCACCCAAGCAATCGCAGACGAGTACTGTCACGGCTTCGACTTCGACGAGTGCTCCCGGATTCGGTCTCTTGGCAGCGATGTTTGCGCTGGCCGCTGCCGCTGTCCGTGCTCGACGAAGCGACTAA
- a CDS encoding winged helix-turn-helix transcriptional regulator, translated as MSPQQNLEEKYSNCPVIKTLEEVGSRWRMTVIHVLREGDLRFNELKRATNANSQTLSRVLDDLQEMGYVEREVEEGSPVAVYYSLTLKGEELLPAFDDIREWGEKWMKTE; from the coding sequence ATGTCACCGCAACAGAACCTCGAAGAAAAATATTCGAACTGCCCGGTTATCAAGACGCTCGAAGAGGTCGGCTCACGGTGGCGGATGACGGTTATCCACGTCCTCCGCGAGGGAGACCTCCGGTTCAACGAACTCAAACGAGCGACGAACGCGAACTCACAGACGCTCTCGCGCGTGCTGGATGACCTTCAGGAGATGGGGTACGTCGAACGAGAAGTCGAGGAGGGGAGTCCCGTGGCGGTCTACTACTCACTCACACTGAAGGGTGAAGAGCTGCTTCCCGCATTCGATGATATCCGCGAGTGGGGAGAGAAGTGGATGAAGACCGAGTGA
- a CDS encoding DUF7095 family protein, which produces MERDAALDRVEEIVDAVESETLPVPIREVWVYGDVALGLDPLDRLDVYVTKDILLRGDPDAAEEFEQSHGVKGVGKSVRAEWAREHPNLLRANANGYAAPEKCLAAHLLPDDDEPVHLEVCNASFEDNVTQRLKGAVTREAYEQILDPRGVCLYADGQRSPDAMEKLRQSEFAFPTLSGALEMLGLEGDEADTAVDAMRAYRAEQTGTSVRGDVV; this is translated from the coding sequence ATGGAGCGAGACGCCGCCCTCGACCGCGTCGAAGAAATTGTCGATGCCGTGGAATCCGAGACGCTTCCCGTCCCGATTCGGGAGGTGTGGGTCTACGGCGACGTCGCCCTCGGCCTCGACCCGCTCGACCGACTCGACGTGTACGTGACGAAAGACATCCTCCTTCGGGGCGACCCGGACGCAGCCGAGGAGTTCGAGCAGTCGCACGGTGTGAAAGGCGTCGGCAAGAGCGTCCGCGCCGAGTGGGCACGCGAACATCCCAACTTGCTTCGCGCGAACGCGAACGGCTACGCCGCTCCCGAGAAATGCCTCGCCGCCCACCTGCTTCCGGACGACGACGAACCCGTCCACCTCGAAGTCTGCAACGCCTCCTTCGAGGACAACGTCACCCAGCGGCTGAAAGGCGCGGTCACCCGCGAGGCGTACGAGCAGATTCTCGACCCGCGGGGCGTCTGTCTCTACGCCGACGGCCAGCGCTCGCCGGACGCGATGGAGAAACTCCGACAGAGCGAGTTCGCCTTCCCGACGCTCAGCGGCGCGCTGGAGATGCTCGGATTGGAGGGCGACGAGGCCGACACGGCCGTCGATGCGATGCGTGCCTACCGGGCCGAACAGACCGGAACGTCGGTCCGCGGCGACGTCGTCTAG
- a CDS encoding NAD(P)-dependent oxidoreductase — protein MNVLLLGASGRIGRRIAAELLDRGHTVTGVSRSGEIDGIDDTNFEAVSGDATDTDAVAELAADHDAVASALGPAQGDAESLLTMTDAVIEGLRAADVERLVWTGGAGGLRVGPDTRLIETDGFPDELVPIAQAHIDALERIRAADDLDWSYIAPAASIEPGERTGEYRTSDGQLVVDEDDESHISMEDFAVVFVDELENDAAIRTQLGVGY, from the coding sequence ATGAACGTACTACTACTCGGTGCAAGCGGCCGAATCGGACGACGAATCGCAGCAGAACTACTCGACCGCGGCCACACGGTGACTGGCGTCTCTCGCAGCGGTGAGATAGACGGAATCGACGATACCAACTTCGAGGCTGTTTCCGGAGATGCGACTGACACAGACGCGGTGGCGGAACTCGCAGCAGACCACGACGCAGTCGCCTCTGCGCTCGGCCCTGCCCAAGGAGACGCTGAATCACTCTTGACGATGACGGACGCAGTCATCGAGGGGCTTCGAGCGGCGGATGTCGAGCGGCTCGTCTGGACGGGCGGCGCGGGTGGACTCCGCGTCGGACCGGACACGAGACTCATCGAGACCGATGGATTCCCGGACGAGTTGGTCCCGATTGCACAGGCACACATCGACGCACTCGAACGCATCCGTGCGGCAGACGACCTCGACTGGTCGTACATCGCGCCCGCAGCGAGTATCGAACCGGGCGAACGAACCGGCGAGTACCGGACTTCTGACGGGCAACTCGTCGTCGACGAAGACGATGAAAGCCACATCTCGATGGAGGACTTCGCAGTCGTGTTCGTAGATGAACTGGAGAACGACGCGGCGATTCGGACGCAACTCGGCGTCGGATACTAG
- a CDS encoding zinc ribbon domain-containing protein, translating into MSPPPDSDRDGCPKCGHSETEMDSIATTGSGLSKFFDIQNRQFTVVSCANCGYSELYSGRSSGNFVDLFLG; encoded by the coding sequence ATGAGCCCTCCACCAGACAGCGACCGTGATGGCTGCCCAAAATGCGGTCACTCCGAGACTGAGATGGACTCCATCGCAACCACCGGGTCCGGTCTCTCGAAATTTTTCGACATTCAGAACCGCCAGTTCACCGTCGTCTCGTGTGCCAACTGCGGCTACTCGGAACTCTACAGCGGTCGGTCCAGCGGAAACTTCGTGGACCTCTTTTTGGGCTAA
- a CDS encoding class I SAM-dependent methyltransferase, whose product MWDDSRTALTDLDLDGRDRILDVGCGTGEFSRVLSESSTAEVVGVDADTDLLSVAAERPRIEVVTGDATRLPFAEDSFDLVVCQALLVNLPDPAAALSEFARVSSDLVATVEPDNAAVGVDSTVDSEVPLERRVRDAFLDGVRTDVALGERVTDLFSDTGLSVLGTRRYHHRKLVEPPYDEYDVRSAAQKATGEGLDRHEADLRRGLSGDDSYESVRREWRQMGREVVQQIRDGEYRRAEVVPFDVTTGRV is encoded by the coding sequence ATGTGGGACGACTCGCGCACCGCCCTCACCGATTTAGACCTCGACGGACGCGACCGCATTCTCGACGTTGGGTGTGGCACAGGCGAGTTTTCGCGTGTCCTCTCCGAGTCATCCACCGCCGAGGTCGTCGGCGTTGACGCCGACACTGACTTGCTCTCGGTTGCAGCCGAGCGTCCGAGAATCGAGGTCGTCACTGGCGATGCAACGCGCCTCCCGTTTGCCGAAGACAGTTTCGACCTCGTCGTCTGTCAGGCGCTTCTCGTGAACCTTCCCGACCCGGCGGCCGCACTGTCGGAGTTCGCCCGCGTGTCGTCCGACCTCGTCGCCACGGTCGAACCCGACAACGCCGCCGTCGGTGTCGACTCGACGGTCGATTCGGAAGTTCCGCTCGAACGCCGCGTCAGGGATGCTTTCCTCGACGGAGTCCGGACCGACGTGGCACTCGGCGAGCGCGTGACGGACCTGTTTTCCGACACCGGGCTGTCGGTCCTCGGAACCCGACGCTACCACCACCGAAAACTAGTCGAACCGCCGTACGACGAGTACGACGTTCGGAGCGCGGCACAGAAAGCGACCGGGGAAGGACTCGACCGTCACGAGGCGGACCTTCGACGGGGTCTCAGCGGTGACGATTCGTACGAGTCAGTTCGGCGCGAGTGGCGACAGATGGGCCGCGAAGTCGTCCAACAGATTCGCGACGGTGAGTACCGACGGGCCGAAGTCGTCCCGTTCGACGTGACGACCGGGCGAGTGTGA
- the ncsA gene encoding tRNA 2-thiolation protein NcsA, whose translation MECDKCSRDAVMHAAYSGAHLCEDHFCASVEKRVRRRIREDNMLPRDATPDNPQTWVIGLSGGKDSVVLTQILDDTFGRDPRIELVALTIHEGIEGYRDKSVDACVELAADLDIHHELVTYEDEFGVQMDDVVEKDPENMAACAYCGVFRRDLLERFADELGADKLLTGHNLDDEAQTALMNFFEGDLKQVAKHYDASIGDFEKRRDAGEFIPRAKPLRDVPEKEIALYAHLKDLPAHITECPHSSEAYRGEIQQLLLKLEENHPGTRHSIMAGYEELAEMTAREYRGEGRVDLNDCERCGSKTAGDVCRKCRLIESIEAV comes from the coding sequence ATGGAGTGCGACAAGTGCAGTCGCGACGCGGTCATGCACGCGGCCTATTCCGGGGCACATCTCTGCGAAGACCACTTCTGTGCCTCGGTCGAGAAACGCGTGCGACGCCGCATCCGCGAGGACAACATGCTTCCCCGAGACGCGACGCCAGACAATCCCCAGACGTGGGTCATCGGACTCTCCGGCGGGAAAGACAGCGTCGTTCTCACGCAGATTCTCGACGACACCTTCGGCCGCGACCCGCGAATCGAACTCGTCGCGTTGACCATCCACGAGGGAATCGAAGGCTACCGCGACAAGTCCGTCGACGCTTGCGTCGAACTCGCTGCGGACCTCGATATCCACCACGAACTGGTCACGTACGAAGACGAGTTCGGCGTCCAGATGGACGACGTGGTGGAGAAAGACCCCGAGAACATGGCCGCGTGTGCCTACTGTGGCGTCTTCCGGCGCGACCTCTTAGAGCGCTTTGCCGACGAACTCGGCGCGGACAAGCTCTTGACCGGGCATAACCTCGACGACGAGGCCCAGACGGCGCTCATGAACTTCTTCGAAGGTGACCTCAAACAGGTCGCAAAGCATTACGACGCCAGTATCGGCGACTTCGAGAAGCGCCGCGACGCAGGCGAGTTCATCCCGCGAGCAAAGCCGCTCCGCGACGTTCCCGAAAAAGAAATCGCACTCTACGCACACCTGAAGGACCTCCCCGCGCACATCACCGAGTGCCCGCACTCCTCGGAGGCGTACCGCGGCGAGATTCAGCAACTCCTGTTGAAACTCGAAGAGAACCACCCCGGAACGCGGCACTCCATCATGGCGGGCTACGAGGAGTTGGCCGAGATGACCGCCCGAGAGTACCGCGGGGAAGGCCGAGTCGACCTCAACGACTGCGAACGCTGCGGGTCGAAGACCGCCGGCGACGTGTGCCGGAAGTGCCGTCTCATCGAGTCGATAGAGGCCGTCTGA